A segment of the Panacibacter ginsenosidivorans genome:
AACTATTCAGCCTGTTGATATCGTTGGTGTAGACGCAGCAATTTTATTTTCAGATATCCTGGTAGTACCACAGGCTATGGGATTAGAAGTACAGTTGATAGAAAACAAAGGGCCAATTCTTCCTGATCCAATTCAAACGGCAAATGATTTAAAACGTATTCACGTTCCCGATGTGTATGAAACATTACAATATGTTTTTGATGCCATCAAATTAATCAAACAGGAATTAAATGGCCGTGTACCATTGATAGGTTTTGCCGGTGCACCATGGACATTGCTTTGTTATATGGTGCAAGGTAAGGGCTCTAAAACATTTGACGAAGCAAAAGCATTTTGCTACCAGCAACCTGAACTTGCACACCAGTTACTACAAATGATAACTGATACAACCATTGCCTATTTGAAAGGCCAGGTTGCAGCAGGTGCAGACACTATCCAGATCTTTGATAGCTGGGGTGGCTTATTAAGTCCGCAGGACTTTGAAAATATTTCTTTAAAATATATCAGGCAGATCGTTAACGCGTTAAAAGATGAAGTACCAACGATAATCTTCGCAAAAGGTGCCTGGTTTGCACTGGAAGAAATGGCGGCAACAGGCGCGGCTGGCCTTGGAATCGATTGGTGTATCAAACCTCAACTGGCAAGAAAATTTGCAGGTAATAATGTAACACTACAAGGTAATTTTGATCCTGCAAAATTGTTATCGCCAATTCCTGTTATACAAAAAGAAGTAAAAGAAATGTTACAGGCATTTGGCCCCGGAAGACATGTTGCAAATCTTGGTCATGGTATTTTACCAAATGTTCCTGTTGATCATGCAAGAGCATTTGTGGAAACAGTGAAAGAATACAGTTTTAAGTAATAAGTCGTGCAAGGTTCTGAACGTACAAGAGTGCGACGCAACGAAGATGGCCATAGATGTAAAGCCCGGCTCAAAAAAAATTGTAGTGATCAATATCATAATTTATTTATCAGATTGCTTTGACCTTTGTTTAAAAAGTTTTTATGCATGTAAAAAATACCTGGATACATTTTATTCATCAGCTGCAGGATGATATTTGTGCCGCGTTGGAAGCATGCGATGGTAAAGCAAAATTTATTGAAGATAAGTGGGAACGCCCTGAAGGGGGTGGTGGCATTACACGTGTAATTGCAAATGGCAATGTGTTTGAGAAAGGCGGCGTAAATACTTCTGTTGTGCATGGCGAAGTATCCACCGAAATGCGCAACCAGTTGAAGATATTTGGATCAACATGGTTTGCAT
Coding sequences within it:
- the hemE gene encoding uroporphyrinogen decarboxylase; amino-acid sequence: MSQLKNDLLLRTLKGEQTERTPVWMMRQAGRYLPEYRVLREKYGFFERCQTPGLACEITIQPVDIVGVDAAILFSDILVVPQAMGLEVQLIENKGPILPDPIQTANDLKRIHVPDVYETLQYVFDAIKLIKQELNGRVPLIGFAGAPWTLLCYMVQGKGSKTFDEAKAFCYQQPELAHQLLQMITDTTIAYLKGQVAAGADTIQIFDSWGGLLSPQDFENISLKYIRQIVNALKDEVPTIIFAKGAWFALEEMAATGAAGLGIDWCIKPQLARKFAGNNVTLQGNFDPAKLLSPIPVIQKEVKEMLQAFGPGRHVANLGHGILPNVPVDHARAFVETVKEYSFK